The Acinetobacter lwoffii genomic sequence CAGTTTGGTAAGCAACCAAAGCATAGGCAGCCGCATGCGATTTGTTAAAACCATAGCCGGCGAACTTTTCCATATAGTCGAAGATATGGTTGGCGGTAGCTTCATCAATGTCTTTTTTCGATGCACCTTCAATAAAGATCTGGCGCTGTTTGACCATCTCTTCCGGTTTTTTCTTACCCATGGCCCGACGTAACAAGTCCGCGCCACCGAGGGTATAGCCAGCACAGTATTGTGCAGCCTGCATGACCTGTTCCTGATACACCATAATCCCGTAGGTGGGTTCTAGTACGCCTTCAAGTAATGGATGCAAATATTCAAAATCACCACCATGCATCCGGTGAATAAAGTCAGGAATCAGATCCATCGGGCCTGGACGGTACAGCGACACGAAAGCAATAATTTCTTCAAACTTGCTCGGGCGTGCCTCTTTCAGCATCTTTTTCATGCCCACGGATTCAAACTGGAATACCGCGGTGGTGTTAGCATTGGCAAAGACCAGATATGCGTCTTTATCCTCAAGCGGGATATAGGCAATATCTAAAGGTTTATCCGCTTTGATGCGTTTATTAATATTTTTAACCGCATCTTCAATCACCGTCAGGTTACGCAAACCCAAGAAGTCAAACTTCACCAGACCTGCAGATTCGACATCGTCTTTATCGAACTGTGCCACGCGTCCGGTACCATCGGCATCACACATGACCGCAGAGAAATCGGTAATTTTGGTTGGCGAGATCACCACACCACCGGCGTGTTTACCGGTGTTTCGGGTAATACCTTCCAGTTTCAGTGCCATTTCCCAGATTTCGGCTGCATCGTCATGGTCTGGATTGGATGGATTGGTGACGATATCTTTAAGCTGGGGTTCAGCTTCTAGTGACTCAAGCAGGCTTAGACCTAAAGGCTTGGTCGGAATCATTTTCGAGATACGATCCGCCAAGCCATAAGATTTACCCAAAACGCGCGCAACATCACGAATCGCACCTTTGGCCGCCATAGTGCCGAATGTTGCAATCTGGGAGACCGCATCACGGCCATAGGTACGTGCTACATAGTCAATCACGCGGTCACGGCCTGCGATACAGAAATCGACGTCGAAGTCGGGCATCGAAACACGTTCCGGGTTCAGGAAACGTTCGAACAGCAGTTCATAACGCAGCGGGTCAAGATCGGTAATTTTTAAGCTATAGGCGACCAGTGAGCCTGCACCCGAACCACGGCCCGGACCTACCGGGACGCCGTTACTTTTCGACCACTGAATGAAGTCCATCACGATCAGGAAGTAGCCGGGAAATCCCATCGAGTTAATGATATTAATCTCGTATTCGATTCGCTCATCATAAGGCTTGCGAATCTCTGGCCAGTCTTCATCACGTTGTTCAGGCGGATACAGGAAATTCAGACGTTCTTCCAGACCTTCTTTGGACAAGTGTGCAAAGAAAGTATCAATGGTATGACCTTCAGGAATCGGATAATCCGGCAGAAAGTATTGACCCAGTCGCAATGTGACATTACAGCGTTTGGCAATGTGGTAGGTGTTCTCAATCGCAGAGGGAATATCCGAGAACAGCGCCGTCATTTCTTCAGCAGATTTGAAATATTGTTCAGGTGAATAGGTTTTAGGGCGGCGATTATCACCGAGCACGTAACCATCGGCAATACATACCCGCGCTTCATGCGCTTCATAATCGTCACGGGTCATGAAGTGCACATCATTATGTGCAACCACACCGATATTGTATTTTTTTGCCAGCTTCACGGCTTCCAGAATGAAGTTGTCTTCATCCGGACGATTGGTGCGGGTCAGGGCAAGATAAACACGATTGCCAAATTTTTCGACCCATTCTTCTAGCAGCGGTTCCGCTTTTTGCGGATTTGAACTCATCAGCATTTTGCCGACATCGGAATGCATGCCGAGCAGGGCAATCATGTCCTCAGACTGATTTAAAATCCATTGTTTTTGAACGCAGGGGATATCCAGTTGCTGACCACTGATAAAGCCTTCAGATACCAGTTCAGTCAGGTTGCGCCAGCCGGTATTGGTCATGGCCAATAAGGTCATGCGATGTTCGGCATCATTCAGGCGAATTTCGGAACCCAGAATCGGCTTGATTCCTTTGCCCAAACATTTGCCATAGAACTTGACGGCAGCATGCAGGTTAGAAAGATCCGTGAGCGCAAGGGCAGGCATCTGTTCTTTTTCGGCAGCTTTGACCAGGTCAGGTATCCGTACGATGGATTCAGTAATCGAAAATTCTGTATGAATACCAAGATGAACAAAGTGCATAGATGAGTCCCTGCTAAAACCATTGAATAGTTTAACATGGGATTTATTGTTTCAGTTTGAAAATGAGGGGAAATGGCTAACTTTTAGGTCAAGTTTGAATTTGATTTTTTAAGCTGATTATTTAGTTAGTTGTTAGAAGATATTTTCTTTTACTTTTGACGGGGCAAAAGTAACAAAACCCCTTTGTTGATCTGATGGCACTTCCATGTGCCACAGACCAACGGGCGACTTCCTGTCGCCGTGGCACGTATCAAATAGTTGCCGGACTTTACTTTGAAATAATGAGAAAGGGTTTGTAAGTATTAAAAACAATAAAACCCTCAAAAAGAGGGATTTATTCATACATAAAAACTAGCTTAACGAAGTCGGGATAACCAGTCACCGAGGCTTTGTACAATCTGCACCAGAATCAGTAATACGATCACCGTCATGATGACAACAGAGGTATCAAAACGCTGATAACCATAAGAAATCGCTAAGTCACCAATACCACCCGCACCGACTGCACCCGCCATTGCCGTGGCACCAATCAAACTGATGGTGGCGGTGGTCAGGTTAAGAATCAGGGAACTACGCGCTTCCGGCAGAATAAACTTAAATATAATCTGCATTGGCGTCGCGCCCATGGCTTGGGCAGATTCGATAATACCTTCATTCACTTCAAGCAAAGATGTTTCAATCAGGCGACCAATGTATGGGCCGACATAAATGGTCAATGGAACAATTGCTGCCCATGTACCAATCGATGTACCAACGATTAACTTGGTCAGTGGAATGACTGCAATTAGCAGGATAATAAACGGCAGCGAACGCAGCGCATTCACAATAGGATTGAGACCGTGATAAATCACACGATTCGGCAGAATTCCATTCGGACGTGTCACCAGCAGAGTAATCGCCTGAATGAAGCCCCAGATACAGCCAAACAGCATCGCGAAGAACACCATATGAAAGGTTTCTTGCAATGCTGTCACAAACTGATCTATCGACAGGGAGCTTTTCCAGAACGGCGCCGTGATCGTTGTCAGCCACTGTACAATTAAATCTCTCATGCCTGTACTCCCGCCTGATCGACTTGTACGCCGTGTTGTTCAAGGAATTTTATTGCTGCTTGAATTTCTTGTGCATCACCCAGTAGCTGAATAAACATCTGGCCAATCACCGTGCCATTAATTTCGGTCATATTGGCAAACAGAATATTTAAACTGATATCAAACTGTTTAATCACCGCTTGAATCACGGTTTCCTGTGCCGAGCTACCAAGGAATTTCAGGCAATAAATACTGTTGTGGTTCTGGTTTTCCAGATTATTCAGAATATTGACTGGTAAATGCTGCTGTAATACGGTCTGAATAAAATTCTTGGTCGTCGGGTGCTGGGGCTGACTGAATATTTGTAAGGTACTGCCGGTTTCAATCACATCACCTTTTTCCATCACGGCGACATAATCACACACGGTTTCAATTACATCCATTTCATGGGTAACCATAACAATGGTGATGCCTTGTTCTTCATTAATTTTTTTAAGTAGCTGTAGAACAGATTTGGTGGTTTGTGGATCAAGTGCAGAAGTCGCTTCATCACAGAGTAAAATTTTTGGATGATTGGCAAGGGCACGGGCAATACCAACACGCTGCTTTTGACCGCCAGACAATTCATCTGGAAAAGCATGACGTTTATGTTTTAGGTCAATAAAGTCTAATAATTCTTCGAGGCGCTTTTCCCGTTCTGCCTTGCTCCAGCCTAGGAGTTTCATGGGCATTTCGATATTGGCTGC encodes the following:
- a CDS encoding methionine ABC transporter ATP-binding protein; its protein translation is MIEFKDISKQYELKGQTLHALNQINLQIPTGSIFGIIGYSGAGKSTLIRLINLLERPSSGRIIINGTDFTALDAKALRQERASIGMIFQHFNLMQTKTVAANIEMPMKLLGWSKAEREKRLEELLDFIDLKHKRHAFPDELSGGQKQRVGIARALANHPKILLCDEATSALDPQTTKSVLQLLKKINEEQGITIVMVTHEMDVIETVCDYVAVMEKGDVIETGSTLQIFSQPQHPTTKNFIQTVLQQHLPVNILNNLENQNHNSIYCLKFLGSSAQETVIQAVIKQFDISLNILFANMTEINGTVIGQMFIQLLGDAQEIQAAIKFLEQHGVQVDQAGVQA
- the dnaE gene encoding DNA polymerase III subunit alpha, with translation MHFVHLGIHTEFSITESIVRIPDLVKAAEKEQMPALALTDLSNLHAAVKFYGKCLGKGIKPILGSEIRLNDAEHRMTLLAMTNTGWRNLTELVSEGFISGQQLDIPCVQKQWILNQSEDMIALLGMHSDVGKMLMSSNPQKAEPLLEEWVEKFGNRVYLALTRTNRPDEDNFILEAVKLAKKYNIGVVAHNDVHFMTRDDYEAHEARVCIADGYVLGDNRRPKTYSPEQYFKSAEEMTALFSDIPSAIENTYHIAKRCNVTLRLGQYFLPDYPIPEGHTIDTFFAHLSKEGLEERLNFLYPPEQRDEDWPEIRKPYDERIEYEINIINSMGFPGYFLIVMDFIQWSKSNGVPVGPGRGSGAGSLVAYSLKITDLDPLRYELLFERFLNPERVSMPDFDVDFCIAGRDRVIDYVARTYGRDAVSQIATFGTMAAKGAIRDVARVLGKSYGLADRISKMIPTKPLGLSLLESLEAEPQLKDIVTNPSNPDHDDAAEIWEMALKLEGITRNTGKHAGGVVISPTKITDFSAVMCDADGTGRVAQFDKDDVESAGLVKFDFLGLRNLTVIEDAVKNINKRIKADKPLDIAYIPLEDKDAYLVFANANTTAVFQFESVGMKKMLKEARPSKFEEIIAFVSLYRPGPMDLIPDFIHRMHGGDFEYLHPLLEGVLEPTYGIMVYQEQVMQAAQYCAGYTLGGADLLRRAMGKKKPEEMVKQRQIFIEGASKKDIDEATANHIFDYMEKFAGYGFNKSHAAAYALVAYQTAWLKAHYPAEFLSAVLTSEMQNTDNVVFLIDDCRKNNLEVLPPSVNMSLYQFHATDEQTIVYGLGAIKGVGEAAMQSVIDSRAQEGPFRDLFDFCHRIDLKKINKRTLEALIRSGALDCLGIDRADLMAQLPEAVQAAEQARSNRETGIMDLFGEVEEVQRKPSKPVKPWADEVRLKGEKDTLGLYLTGHPIDVYRNELKAFVPSQINELTPTRRGVTTVFAGLVVDIANFPNRMMMTLDDGTARIEISANHERFNRFKEIIQLDKVVVIEGEIYEREGFDRPMGRLTKAFSLNEIRQKRANSIKITLTAEHFSKSLSRDLQQILTPYCNVDMSAHIPVILYLDYPYATTELHLGLNWKVAPLDELLAKLRDYFGKEALHIEYQVKSKAAKAVFYEQAKPVDIPPPPAGMSMDDALEMYQAESQPQYS
- a CDS encoding methionine ABC transporter permease: MRDLIVQWLTTITAPFWKSSLSIDQFVTALQETFHMVFFAMLFGCIWGFIQAITLLVTRPNGILPNRVIYHGLNPIVNALRSLPFIILLIAVIPLTKLIVGTSIGTWAAIVPLTIYVGPYIGRLIETSLLEVNEGIIESAQAMGATPMQIIFKFILPEARSSLILNLTTATISLIGATAMAGAVGAGGIGDLAISYGYQRFDTSVVIMTVIVLLILVQIVQSLGDWLSRLR